A segment of the Pseudanabaena sp. BC1403 genome:
CAAGGTTGAACGAGTTAGTTTTTCGAGCATTAGGTTTGGTAAGTCGATCGTGCCACCAACCGATAAGGAGTCAAACTTTTTAGCAGTTGAGGCACTCGAAGTTAAGGTTGATCTTTGGAGCTATTTGATCAGTCGCAAAATTGGTTTGGATGCGATCGCGGAGCAGCCACAGGTATTTCTAAAGCAGGACGTTACAGGTTTACTGCAATTACCCAAGATCACCCCACCAGAAACAACTACCAAAGAAGGCTTTGTTGATCTTCGGACGGTCACTTTTAGTGATGCACAAGTAACTATCCAAACGATCGCTAAGGGTGAGCTGGTATCTCTTAGTCAAGTACAGATTGATAGTAATTGGAAAATCACTGATCTAAATAATCAGAGCCTAAAGATGAATGGCAAAGGTCGTGTAACTTTACCCAATCTTGCTGCGATCGCTGTCCCCCCAAATCCTGAACAGTTAAAAAAGGCGATCGAGACTGCCAATGCAGAAAAAGGAGGCAACAAGGGCAATGTAACTTTTGCAATTGATTGGGATCTGACTAGAGGGATAGGCACTGTTGATATTCAGTCTAAAGATTTGCAGGTTGCGGCAATCCAAGGATTTGCGGTTAGCCTGCCCTTTCAGGTTCAACAAGGTAAGCTTGATGCCGAGGCAAAAATTTCGGTAGATGCAGAAAAGACGACTCCTAGTGATTCGGTGCTAGCGGCAAATAAAATTTCCATAACTGCTCAACTTACTGATGGGGTGATCAAATCTCCCCAATTAGCCAAGCCAATCACTGAAATTTCAGGGCAACTCAGCTTTGATGGTACTGATGCAACTTTAAAGGAATTTTCTGCGAACTACGGTTTGTTGGTGACAACTGTCGATGGGACATTTAATCAGCAAAAGGGTTTTAATTTGAACTTTGCTAGTACCGTACTAGATCTAGCGAAAGGACTGGAAAGTTTTAATATCAAAACACCTGTAGCGATCGCAGGCGAGGTGAAGCTCGCAGGTAAACTTACGGGAACAACTAAAAAACCCGCCCTGACGCTAAACATTACTACGCCCAAACCTGTGAGCTTTGATCGGGTAACTGTCGATCGCTTTTTAGCCACCATTGAGCTCAAAGATTTAAATACACTCCAAATCAAAAAAGTTCAAGCCGCCTCCACAGGTGCAACGCTCACAGGCGAAGGGCAAATTCGCTTGCCCCAAAAAGATCAACCTGCGGAAGTCCTATTTACCTCAAGCCTCGTTGGCGTTGCCGAAGAGTTCACAAAACTCTATGGGGCAAAATTACCGATCACCATTGGTCAAATTACTAGTTCTTTACAAATTACTGGCGCTCTAGCAAATCCCCAAATTCTGGCTCAAATTGATGCTCCTAATGCGACCTATCCTGCAAAGGGAGAAGTCTTTTTAGCGGATGGATTAGCTACGATTCGGAATACGCGGGTGCGGTTTCCCATTGGTGAGATTGGGATAGCAGGTAGCTACAATATCACTAGCGGTGCGTGGAAATCCCAGCTAAATAGTAATGGCATTCCTTTATCAGCGTTTCTCCTAAATCAAAAAGGCATTCTCGAAGGATTCATCAATCTACGGAGCGATCGCGGTGGTTTTTCGTTAGCAGATATTACTGGTGATGGCACTGTGACCTTGCCCCAAGGATTAACAGAAATCCCCGATGCGATCGCCGCGAATTTGATATGGGATGGAAAGAATCTGCTGATTCCTTCACTACAAGTTGGTAATTATTTAACCGCCAATGGCAAAGTAGATCTAGCATTCCCTAATAATTCACGTAATGAATTTCCCACAGGCATTGCAGGAATTAACCTCGATCTGATTTCGCGCAATGTTAATATCAATCGCTTAGCAACTCTCTCTAGCGCAATACCCGCTCAAGCCTCAGGGATTTTCAACTTTCGGGGCAATCTTTCAGGGGCGATCGACCAACTTAAAATTGCTGGAGCATTACAACTGGATAATGTTGATCTAGCTTCTTTAGGTGCTAGCTTTGCCAAGCAAGGGATTGTGGCTCCGTCACGCGGCTCACTAGATTTTGATGGCTCAATTAATGGTGATCTGACGGCTCCAAGACTAGTCGGTAATCTGCGTGTTGCCAGCTTAAAGGTTAATCAAATAGAACTTGATAAGCTCACTTTTAACGGAGCTTTAAATGGAATTGGCAGCGTTATTCAAGCAACTGGAGATCTACTACTAGCGGGACTAAGAGTTGATAAATTAGCCTTTGATCCAAGATTAGAAGGGAAGCTCAATTTTGATGGTAATCAAGGCTTAAATGTTGATTTGCGCGGCAAGCGCGATCGCATTGCTGCCCGACTAGATAATGCGTTTCGTCCCATCGATTTTACGGTAAATTTGGGAGAATCTACAGCGACAGGTAGACGTTTTGAGAATAACCCTCGTCGTTTACAAGTTGCAGTCAAAAATATTCCACTTGCCTTAGCTGCTTCTTTGGCTGGGCAAAATGATGTGAGTGGCAAGCTGTCTAGTAATCTCATCGTTGATTTTACGAATAATCCCACTGCGATCGGAGATGTTACCGTTGAGCGTCCTCGCTTCGGGAGGGTAGTTGCGGAACGTGCGATCGCCAAGGTTTCCTATGCTAATGGTGTATTGGATGTTAAAGATGGCAACTTAAATATTCGGCAGGGGGAGGTTAATAATGAGTATAAATTCAATTTGACTTACAATCCTCAAGCTGAAGATCCGATCTCAGGTGCTGCCGAAATTACACAGGGCAGAATTCAAGATGTATTCGCCACGCTCCAATGGGCTAACATTGTCGATGTTACCCAAGGTATTACCTTTGCTAAAAATAGAGCAGCAGAATTACAGCCCTTAGAATCAATCAGATTGATGGGAGAGCCTCTGTACAAGCAGTTACAATATCTCACTCAGATTGAACTGCGACAAGAACAGCAGGAAACTGTTAATTCAGCCCGCAATTTCAATCTGCCGCCGCTCACGGATTTTCGTGGTGATATCAAGGGCAAGGTCACCTTTGGGTTTAACAAACGGAGAGGTATTCGTGTCGGGTTCAATCTTACTGGCAAAAAATTTGAGTATGGAAAGTTTGCTGTTGATGATATTCAAATAGAGGGACGTTATGCCTATGGTGTTTTCAATATTGCTAAAGCAAATTTCCAGTCCGATAAGAGCTATGGACGAATTACAAAGGCGAGAATTAGACTTACTCCTTCATCCAATCCATTATTTCGATTCCGTGAACAAAGTGGTGAAATTGAACTAAAAGATTTTCCCATTGAATCTTTGAGACCATTGCCATTTTTTAGCGCAATTCCCTTTGATTTGACAGGCAAAGTTAACGGCAATCTCTCCATCTCTGGTACTAATTTATTGGATTTAGGAGTTAAAGGACAATTGAGCCTGACCGATGGCTCCGTTAATCGTCAACCGATTGATTTTGTGGCGGTGAAGTTTAACTATGACAAGTTAAATATTAATTTCAATGCCAATATGAAGGTTGCAGGTAAGGATTCTGTTGTCGCTTCTGGTAATTTTGGTGTTTTTGGTATCTTTGACGTTAAGCTTGATGTTAAGGATGAAGGTATTGCTTTTATCAATATTTTCAATCAGCCTGTACGCTGGGTAAATGGGAAAGGCAATATCAATCTCACTGCAAATGGAACATTTAGGGATCCGAAAATCGCAGGCAAGATGACGGTTGAGAATGCAAAGGTCAAAATTGCAGGCTTACCAGGAGATTTTACTGAAGTTCAAGGTGTGATCGACTTCACTCGCGATCGCTTAATTAGTAATATCACTAGCAACTTTAGCGAAGGCAAACTCGCTTTAAAAGGGATTCTCCCGATTAGTAATCCTAATCTGATACAAACAGATAGTCCAGAATATCAACAAGCCCTCGCCATCAATGCCGACAAGCTCAAGTTGAATATCCGAGATATTAGTTCTGACAACTTCAATACGCGAGTCATTGTTCGAGGCTCCCTATTAGCACCCATAATCACAGGTGAAGTGGCGCTAGGAGACGGGCGATTGGTTATCGGTAATGATGCTGCTCCCAATAGCTCGACCCTAGCTGATGACAGTAGCAATTTAGCAGATGTAGCCTTTGACCGCCTCGGAGTTAAATTGCAAAACATGCAAGTGACACGCTTTCCTCTATTTAATTTCTTGGGAGAAGGAACACTAATTGTAAATGGAACCCTCCTCAATCCAGAACCAGAAGGTAAAATCAATATTTCACGCGGACAGTTCAACGCAATTTCGACAAGGTTCCGTCTTGATCGTGCTTACGAAAACTTTGTAGAGTTTAAACCCACTCAAGGACTCAATCCAACTTTAAATGTCCGTGTTTCTGGCGCTGTTGCCGAGATCACCCGCGTACCGATAAATTCTAATCGCCCCGACGATCTATTTCGTCCCAATGAAGTTCCTGTTAGCAATTTGGGGGCGCAGAAGACTCTAAGAGTCCAAGCTAGTGTCACAGGCACGGCTCTTGCGCCAGATATTCGTCTTTCCAGTAGCCCACCTCGCAGTCAAGCAGAAATCATTGCCCTAATAGGTGGTGGTATTTTGCAACAACAGGGTGGATCTGACCCTGCTGCGGCACTGGCGAGTTTTGCAGGTGGTACAGTTCTTAACTTCCTCCAAGATGCGATCGGTGATGCGTTGAATCTGGCAGAATTTAATCTCAGTCCAGTTACTACTAGCACTTCAAGTAATAGCAGTACAGGAACATTAGGGCTGTCGGCTGAAGCTGCGATCGATGTCAGTAACAGTTTCTCGATCGCCCTCCAACGGATTATTAATGATTCCACCCAACCAACTAATTTCTCCGTTCGTTATCGTGTTGATCCAAATATTTTATTGCGCGGTAACTACGGCACAAATGGCAACACAGGTATCTCAATCGAATACGAAAATCGTTTTTAAAGTTTTGAGGCTCTGGAGGTTCAGAGTTATTGGGTACAAACGGGTTGGCATCCTTTTGAGCTTGCGTTATGAAAATTATTTTGTAAATTAACGTGAGTTCGATATAGCCATTTGCATCGCGCTTCGCACGACGCAAATGGCTAAAAACAGTAAGAAT
Coding sequences within it:
- a CDS encoding translocation/assembly module TamB domain-containing protein; the encoded protein is MGQAQLPPQRPTNSTFAKNLGRVGVGLAIAFTATSLGAFWYGRYFLNEQLSPLLQTELAKSLKRPLQLGKVERVSFSSIRFGKSIVPPTDKESNFLAVEALEVKVDLWSYLISRKIGLDAIAEQPQVFLKQDVTGLLQLPKITPPETTTKEGFVDLRTVTFSDAQVTIQTIAKGELVSLSQVQIDSNWKITDLNNQSLKMNGKGRVTLPNLAAIAVPPNPEQLKKAIETANAEKGGNKGNVTFAIDWDLTRGIGTVDIQSKDLQVAAIQGFAVSLPFQVQQGKLDAEAKISVDAEKTTPSDSVLAANKISITAQLTDGVIKSPQLAKPITEISGQLSFDGTDATLKEFSANYGLLVTTVDGTFNQQKGFNLNFASTVLDLAKGLESFNIKTPVAIAGEVKLAGKLTGTTKKPALTLNITTPKPVSFDRVTVDRFLATIELKDLNTLQIKKVQAASTGATLTGEGQIRLPQKDQPAEVLFTSSLVGVAEEFTKLYGAKLPITIGQITSSLQITGALANPQILAQIDAPNATYPAKGEVFLADGLATIRNTRVRFPIGEIGIAGSYNITSGAWKSQLNSNGIPLSAFLLNQKGILEGFINLRSDRGGFSLADITGDGTVTLPQGLTEIPDAIAANLIWDGKNLLIPSLQVGNYLTANGKVDLAFPNNSRNEFPTGIAGINLDLISRNVNINRLATLSSAIPAQASGIFNFRGNLSGAIDQLKIAGALQLDNVDLASLGASFAKQGIVAPSRGSLDFDGSINGDLTAPRLVGNLRVASLKVNQIELDKLTFNGALNGIGSVIQATGDLLLAGLRVDKLAFDPRLEGKLNFDGNQGLNVDLRGKRDRIAARLDNAFRPIDFTVNLGESTATGRRFENNPRRLQVAVKNIPLALAASLAGQNDVSGKLSSNLIVDFTNNPTAIGDVTVERPRFGRVVAERAIAKVSYANGVLDVKDGNLNIRQGEVNNEYKFNLTYNPQAEDPISGAAEITQGRIQDVFATLQWANIVDVTQGITFAKNRAAELQPLESIRLMGEPLYKQLQYLTQIELRQEQQETVNSARNFNLPPLTDFRGDIKGKVTFGFNKRRGIRVGFNLTGKKFEYGKFAVDDIQIEGRYAYGVFNIAKANFQSDKSYGRITKARIRLTPSSNPLFRFREQSGEIELKDFPIESLRPLPFFSAIPFDLTGKVNGNLSISGTNLLDLGVKGQLSLTDGSVNRQPIDFVAVKFNYDKLNINFNANMKVAGKDSVVASGNFGVFGIFDVKLDVKDEGIAFINIFNQPVRWVNGKGNINLTANGTFRDPKIAGKMTVENAKVKIAGLPGDFTEVQGVIDFTRDRLISNITSNFSEGKLALKGILPISNPNLIQTDSPEYQQALAINADKLKLNIRDISSDNFNTRVIVRGSLLAPIITGEVALGDGRLVIGNDAAPNSSTLADDSSNLADVAFDRLGVKLQNMQVTRFPLFNFLGEGTLIVNGTLLNPEPEGKINISRGQFNAISTRFRLDRAYENFVEFKPTQGLNPTLNVRVSGAVAEITRVPINSNRPDDLFRPNEVPVSNLGAQKTLRVQASVTGTALAPDIRLSSSPPRSQAEIIALIGGGILQQQGGSDPAAALASFAGGTVLNFLQDAIGDALNLAEFNLSPVTTSTSSNSSTGTLGLSAEAAIDVSNSFSIALQRIINDSTQPTNFSVRYRVDPNILLRGNYGTNGNTGISIEYENRF